The genomic region CGGCCACACAGGTCGACGGCAATGATGTCCGCGCCCTCTTCGGCTAGCCGTAACGCATGGGCGCGCCCCTGTCCGCGGGCCGCACCGGTCACGAACGCGACTTTTCCGTCCATCCGTCCCATTCAACGCTCCTTCGTTGATTTCACGGCTGGCAGAATAGGGGCGGTGGTCAACCGGACGCCCAGGATTCCGATGCCCACAATAAAAGCAACGACCGCCAACCAACTGTTTGGTGCCATCACGTTAGGCGTCGGCGGTAGACCTGTCAACGGGGGAATCGCGGGGGAATTCTGCGCCGAACCGTGCACTCTCCGCCGGCCCGCCGGGGCCGCCGTGCGCGCAGGATAGCTGACTCGGCACGGGAGGTGTGGGGGCGAGGTCGTCGAAGTTGCACCCACGGACTTCGTGCGACCTGGTTCGTGCGGCTTACGTCCGTGCGGCCTACGTACTACTGTCCTTCGTGCGATGCCGCCTGCGCGGTCAGCGCCTTGGCGGGCTGCGCGATCCCCAGGACGGTCGCCATCGCGAGCTGCGCGTAGCTGCGCGCGACCTCGTCGGGGGAGTCGTCGCCGTCGCTGCGGTACCAGTCGGCCACCCAGTTCGTGCCGCCGATGACGAAGGAGGACACGTAACGCTGATTGACCGTGCTCTCGATGCCCAGAGTCTCGTACGCCTTCGTGATCAGGCCACGTAGGTAGTGGTCGTACTGTCGGCGGCGTTCGACCAGCTTCTTCCGCCGCTCACCGGTGAGATTGCGCCAGTCCCGGAAATAGAGCGTCTGTAGTTCGAGGTTCTGCAACGTGTTCGAGACGCTGCGCTCGAGATAGGACCGCAGCCGCTCGACCGCGTCGACCTCGAGGGCGTCGAGCTCGGTCATCAACCGCTCGGCGTCGACATGGGCGTTGTCGAAGATCTGGAAGAGCAGGTCTTCCTTCGAGTCGATGTAGTGATAAAGACTGCCCTTGAGTACGCCGACTGCGTCCGCGACGTCCTGGATGCTGGCGGCGGCATAGCCCTTGCGCGCGAAGATCTCGAGGGCGGCCTGCAGGATCTCCGCTTCACGATTGCGGCGATCCGTGGGCTGGCCGGTGGCCTTCTCGCGCCTGGACTTCATCACACCCCGTAACCGACCGATTGTTTGGCCGAGGTTACCCCTTCCTCGATGCAGCGGGCAAATCAGAACCGCCGTCACGATGAGGTGTGCCCGCCCTCACATGCGGCTGAACCGCCGACCGAGGCAGTGCCGTGATCGGCGTCATGTGAGGCCGGCCGTCTTCGCAATGAGGCGAAGGGCGTCGAGCGTCTGGTCCCGGGGCGCCGTCTGCAGCAGGAACACGCAGGCGTCCACGCCCATCGCCTCGTACGCGGCGATCCGGTCGGCGTCGGCCGCCATCCCGAACAGGTACACCGGGATGTGCCCGCGGCCCCGTTCGGCCGACCGGGTCCGCAGCTCTGCGATGCGGTCCGCCAGGTCCGGCATCGGCGGCCACCCCGGGTTCGGCGCCCAGATGTCGGCGTACTCGAGTACCCGGTCGATCACCGTCGGCCCCATCCCGCCGAGCACGATCGGCGGGTGCGGGGTCTGTGCGGGCCGGGGTCGCACCGTCGTCGGGGCGATCCTGACCAGCTCGCCGTCGAAGCTCGCCACGTCGTCGCTCCACAGCGCCTTCATGGCCTGGACACGCTCGCCGACCAGGCGGGTGCGGAGGCGCGGCTCGGTGCCGTGCTGGCGCATCTCCTCGACGTTCCAGCCCGCGCCGACCCCGAACAGGAACCGTCCCCCGCTCAGCTGGTCGAGGCTCGCGACGGACTTGGCGGTGTGGATGGGATCGCGCTGGCCCAACAGGCACATCCCGGTGCCGATGCGCAGCGTGTTCGTCGCGTGCGCCGCGATGGTGAGGGCCACGAACGGGTCGTAGGTGCGCAGGTACTCGGGCGGTAGTTCGCCTCCCCCGGGGTACGGCGTCTCGCGGCTCGCGGGGATGTTCGAGTGCTCGGTCAGGAACAGGTGGTCGAAGCCGTGGCCCTCGACGGCGACGGCGAGGTCGTCGGGACGGATGCCCTCGTCGGTCGAGAAGGTGACGATCCCGAACTGCACGACTGTTCTCCTTCACGGACGGCCGCGGAGGGAACGCGACCAGGGTCGGAAAGCGATCGAGACTGCGGTCGCCGGACAGCTCGACGCGGTGTCTGGTGTGCCCGCGGCATCGTGCGGAATCGACGGCGACGACGACCGTCGAAGACCAGCCGGCTGACCGCTCAGCGGGCGGGGAACCCGCGCGACCGGAGCGTCGTTCTGCGCCGCGTCTGTGCCGCCTCGCTGATCAGCGCGGGGGTCCAGTCCAGACCGTGGTCCATGCTGACCACGATCGACGTGACCCCCGTGACCTCGGTCAGGCGACGTTTGATCTCGACGCTGAAGTAGCCGACGTTGTGGCACAGTGGCGCGGTGAGCCGCATGGCGACCCGGACGCGTCCGTCCGGCTCGACCTCGACGGTATCGATCAGGCCCATCTCCTCGATGCCCATCGGGGTCCCCGACGCCACGCTGCACGGGTCGCCGATGGTGTTGAGGACCTCACGGATCCGGTCGGCCAGGCCGGGCTCGGAGGTGGGCGGGGTGGTGGGTGCGGGCACGGACAGCGGGATCTCAGGCAACGCAAGTCCCTTCGGGCAGCGGGGTGGTTACGGCGTCCTTCAGCGGCGTCGTGGAGTAGGGGATCGGTAGCGGCGCGCCCTGGGCGAGATCGAACTCGTCGCCCTTGATGCCGGCGGCCAGCGCGTCGACGTCCCAACCGTGCAGCCGCGCGATGTTGCCGCTGAGGATCGCCTTCTTGTGCTCGCGGGTAAGCTGTGGGACCGGGAAGAAGATCCCGTGTCGCGCCATCTGCTCTTCGGTGAACTGGAAGTCGACGAACGCTTCCAGGCCGGGTCGCGGGTGCGAGTTCATCGCGCCGCTGGCCCAGTAGATACGATTCAGAGCGTCCTCACCCGCGACCCCGAGCAGCCCGGCGAGCAACTCGCCGAACACACTCGGACGCATGGTCAGGACGAGGTTCATCGTCTCGAGGTTGACCCAGATGTTCGGGAACCGCGCGAGCAGCCAGGCTGTTTCCTCGACGAACGACAGTCCGCCGTGGACGATGGAGAAGTTGAGGTCGGGGAATGCGGCGGCTGCGCCCTCGACGTCGATCGGGCTGAACGCGTCACCGCCGGACGGCGACGGGCCCATCGGTAGCGACTTGTGTGTCGCGACGCAGGTCAGACCGAGCTCGCGGGCCTTCTCGTAGAGCGGGAATCCGATCGTGGGGTCGTCCATGCGCCACGGGGTGACGTCGCCCTCGTGATAGCTGACCGGGTACAGCTTCAGTCCGACGGGGTTGTCCAGCAGCTCGACCTGGCGCTCCATCTCGCCGAGCGGGTCGGGACGCAGCGGGTCGATGGCGATGTAGGAGCCGATGAACCGGTTGGGCCAACGCCGCGTCGCCGCTACGGCCTTGTCGACGCTGGAGTAGCCGTCCTTGAAGAAGAAGATCGGGACGGGGTGGAACACCGCCACGTCGGTGTGGGACTCCCGGAAGAGGATGTCCGCGGTCTCCTCGACCGTCCAGTCACGCAGCGTCGCCTCGGCATCGAGGTCGTAGCCGGCGGGCTGTCCCGCGAAGAAACTGGCCTGCAGCCGGCGCAGCGCGTCGGCGTACTCGGGCGAGGCCATGTTGGCCTCGCTCATGTCGAACGTGTGCGCGACGCCGTCGATGACGAAAAACTCGTCCTGCATTTTGGCTTCCCTTCGAAAAATCGGCCGCATG from Frankia alni ACN14a harbors:
- a CDS encoding metal-sulfur cluster assembly factor — its product is MPEIPLSVPAPTTPPTSEPGLADRIREVLNTIGDPCSVASGTPMGIEEMGLIDTVEVEPDGRVRVAMRLTAPLCHNVGYFSVEIKRRLTEVTGVTSIVVSMDHGLDWTPALISEAAQTRRRTTLRSRGFPAR
- a CDS encoding amidohydrolase family protein, with the translated sequence MQDEFFVIDGVAHTFDMSEANMASPEYADALRRLQASFFAGQPAGYDLDAEATLRDWTVEETADILFRESHTDVAVFHPVPIFFFKDGYSSVDKAVAATRRWPNRFIGSYIAIDPLRPDPLGEMERQVELLDNPVGLKLYPVSYHEGDVTPWRMDDPTIGFPLYEKARELGLTCVATHKSLPMGPSPSGGDAFSPIDVEGAAAAFPDLNFSIVHGGLSFVEETAWLLARFPNIWVNLETMNLVLTMRPSVFGELLAGLLGVAGEDALNRIYWASGAMNSHPRPGLEAFVDFQFTEEQMARHGIFFPVPQLTREHKKAILSGNIARLHGWDVDALAAGIKGDEFDLAQGAPLPIPYSTTPLKDAVTTPLPEGTCVA
- a CDS encoding LLM class F420-dependent oxidoreductase, which codes for MQFGIVTFSTDEGIRPDDLAVAVEGHGFDHLFLTEHSNIPASRETPYPGGGELPPEYLRTYDPFVALTIAAHATNTLRIGTGMCLLGQRDPIHTAKSVASLDQLSGGRFLFGVGAGWNVEEMRQHGTEPRLRTRLVGERVQAMKALWSDDVASFDGELVRIAPTTVRPRPAQTPHPPIVLGGMGPTVIDRVLEYADIWAPNPGWPPMPDLADRIAELRTRSAERGRGHIPVYLFGMAADADRIAAYEAMGVDACVFLLQTAPRDQTLDALRLIAKTAGLT
- a CDS encoding TetR/AcrR family transcriptional regulator, encoding MKSRREKATGQPTDRRNREAEILQAALEIFARKGYAAASIQDVADAVGVLKGSLYHYIDSKEDLLFQIFDNAHVDAERLMTELDALEVDAVERLRSYLERSVSNTLQNLELQTLYFRDWRNLTGERRKKLVERRRQYDHYLRGLITKAYETLGIESTVNQRYVSSFVIGGTNWVADWYRSDGDDSPDEVARSYAQLAMATVLGIAQPAKALTAQAASHEGQ